Below is a window of Moraxella nasibovis DNA.
TCTTAGCCGGCAAAATTAAATCGTGCATTTGGTATAAAGCATTACTAAGTTCAAATTCAATTTTTGTTGCTTTATTTGTCTTATCTGTTTTATCTGCATGGATTGCATTTTCATTTTTATTTAATTTTTCTAGAAAGCTGTTTGGATTGATTGGCATAGTGCCCTCTTTTGTTTGCTGACTTTATATTGTAGGAGGGTTGTTCAAATATGTCTTAAGTTGGTTATTTAGCTCATCCTGCCAATCTTTTGGCTCTATGATGGTTAGGTGTGGAATCCATGAGCGTATCATGGGAAAAATTTGTGCTTGTTGATAAACGCTACTTTGAATCAGCAGTCCGCCATCATCGAGCGATTGGACAATTTTTTGATGAGGTAAAATCTGCTTTTGGATAAAATATCCGCTAGCATAATTATCTGCCTGAATGATTACTGGGGTAAGATGCTCGCCAAACCAAATGCCATCACTGGCATCAATTTGCTGTTTAATGTCATCATCAATGTCAAACCGCTGTCCGCCCAGCGTTAAATGGGTGATTTTGCTGAGTCGGTAGGTTTTAATTTCCTTGCCTTTATTGCTTTGTAGTCCAATCACATACCAACAGCCACGATGATTGATCAGCTTATAAGACATGACAGTGCGAATACTGTTTTTGTATTCAAAAATCACGATTTGTTGATGTTTGATGGCGTGTTTGAGCAGTTTGATGGCATCATGCAAAGTGGTGCTATTTTCGTATTCATAGCCTTTGATGTGCAAAAGACCGTCAGATTTTTGCTTTAATAGTTCTCTTGAAAGACTAATGTCAAAATTTGGCATGAGATGATGAATGCCGATAAGCTGAATGAATTCGCCAAATTCCTTGTCTGTCAAATCAAACTTGCGATGATTGTCCAAATAAATAACGCCACGCTCACGCAAAAGTGGCAGATAACATTCCATGCGAGCCAAATCACGGCGAATTGTCTTGGTGCAAACGCCGTATTCTTCAGATAATCCCTTGATACTTAGGCGTTCATTGCTATTTAAGCGGATAAAAATGTCCGCAAACCTGTCCGCCAGTCTTTCATGTTTATTATTTGCCATCTTTGCTCATCGGTAATTTTAAGAGCCAAATCATTGTACTCATTTTGAGTAATTTAGTCAATCTATTGTAGAAATAGTGCATGACAAAAAGTATTTACTCAAAAGAGATGGTTGAGCTACGCCACTGGCTTAGACATCAACGCAAACAAAAGAATCTCACCATGCGTTCGCTTGCCGAGCGATTGTCTCGTCCGCATTCTTATGTACAAAGAGTGGAGGAGGGCGATCGCAGACTTGATGTGGTTGAGTTTGTGTGGTATTGCCAAGCACTTGAAATTGACCCAAAGTTGGGATTTGAGCTTATCTTATCGCATTCGCACAAAGCCAGTTAAATAAATTGTAAATGATAAAATGGACAGGTTGTGTCCATTTTGCTTACCCAAGAGAAATTTTTTTCTGCGATGGGCTGATCTTGATTAAGGTAATAATAAAAATATATAAAAATCAATAACTTGCAAAATAATTGAATTTTTTTGATAAAAAACGCTTGCATAATGTCAGAACTGTGCTATTATACGCACCACTTAGGAAACACCGCCGGCTTAGCTCAGTTGGTAGAGCAACTGACTTGTAATCAGTAGGTCGCCAGTTCGATTCCGGCAGCCGGCACCACTCCTAAGAAACCTTTCAGGTCAAGCCCAAGTAGATGGGCTTAATCTTTTAAAAAACCATTAAAAGACATGCCTGTACCACTTGGTGGGGTTGGGGAGCGGTCAAACCCAACAGACTGTAACTCTGTCGCGAAAGCTTCGAAGGTTCGAATCCTTCCCCCACCACCATTATTCCTGCCTTATATTTACTACCCTGCGGGTGTAGTTTAGTGGTAGAACCTCAGCCTTCCAAGCTGATGGTGCGGGTTCGATTCCCGCCACCCGCTCCATTATTTTAGAGAACTTATTCGCTCTTGTAGCTCAGGGGTAGAGCACTTCCTTGGTAAGGAAGAGGTCGCGGGTTCAATTCCCGCCAAGAGCTCCATATTTTAGCCCTTACAACTTGTGTTGTGAGGGTTTTTAACGCATAAAATGTTTTAAAAAACCATAAAAAATAGCCTATTTTTCATAAGATTGAGAAAAAACTATTTAATGGGGCTATTTAAATGGTTAAATTTTGTGTTATAATTAGCAAGATATGGAAAATTAGTCGTTTTCCATGAGTCATTTTGACAATAACTAGCCTACCCATTAGGGTTTGGGCTTCACAACAAGAGGACATACCCATGGCCAAAGCCAAGTTCGAACGTAATAAACCACACGTAAACGTGGGTACCATCGGTCACGTTGACCACGGTAAAACCACTCTAACTGCTGCGATCGCTACCGTTGCTGCTAAGCACCACGGCGGTGAAGCAAAAGACTACGCTGCTATTGACTCAGCTCCTGAAGAAAAAGCGCGTGGTATTACCATTAACACTTCTCACATCGAGTATGACACTGCTAACCGTCACTATGCACACGTTGACTGCCCAGGTCACGCTGACTATGTTAAAAACATGATCACTGGTGCTGCACAGATGGACGGCGCTATCCTAGTTGTTGCTGCAACTGACGGCCCAATGCCACAAACTCGTGAGCACATCCTTCTATCTCGCCAAGTAGGCGTACCTTACATCATGGTATTCATGAACAAGTGCGACCTTGTTGACGACGAAGAGCTACTAGAGCTTGTTGAAATGGAAGTTCGTGAACTTCTATCTGACTACGACTTCCCAGGCGACGACACCCCAATCATCAAAGGTTCAGCCCTTCTAGGTCTAAACGGTGACGCAGGTCAATACGGTGAGCCTGCCATCCTAGAACTACTAGACACTCTAGACAGCTACATCCCAGAGCCAGAGCGCGACATCGATCGTCCATTCCTAATGCCAATCGAAGATGTATTCTCAATCTCTGGTCGTGGTACTGTTGTAACTGGTCGTGTTGAATCAGGTATCATCAAAGTTGGTGACGAAGTTGAAATCGTTGGTATCAAAGACACCGCAAAAACCACCTGTACTGGTGTTGAAATGTTCCGTAAGCTACTAGACGAAGGTCGTGCTGGCGAGAACTGTGGTGTTCTACTTCGTGGTACTAAGCGTGAAGAAGTTCAGCGTGGTCAAGTACTTGCTAAGCCAGGTTCAATCACCCCACACACTCAATTTGACGCAGAAGTATATGTACTGTCAAAAGAAGAAGGTGGTCGTCACACGCCATTCCTAAACGGCTATCGTCCACAGTTCTACTTCCGTACCACTGACGTAACTGGTGCCATCACTCTACAAGAAGGTACTGAAATGGTTATGCCAGGCGACAACGTTGAGATGAGTGTTGAGCTGATCCACCCAATCGCTATGGACAAAGGTCTACGCTTCGCTATCCGTGAAGGTGGCCGTACCGTAGGTGCTGGTGTTGTTGCTAATGTTAAAGGCTAATCCCTAGCCCAAAACAAGGCAAACTGCCAAACAAAACCCTGCAAGTGAAAGCTTGTGGGGTTTTTGTTTGGTTGAGTTGAAAAAATAAGGGGTTGGGGGTTGTGTTTTGAAAAAAACCTGTTATAATAGCAGTCCTTAACACCTTAGGCGATTGGCTCAATTGGTAGAGCATCGGTCTCCAAAACCGAGGGTTGGGGGTTCGAGTCCCTCATCGCCTGCCATCTTATATTTTCCACACCATTCTTTTAATTTTATAAAAAATTGGTCACTCCAAGGCAAATTTCTGCATGAGCGCTAATAAAGATAATTTTGATTCACAAGCTGAAACTGTGGCGTCAAATGGCTCAGCTCGGCAAAAAAAATCGGTTACTGTTTCTAAAGAAAATGTGGTCGAAGTTGCCAAGACTCGCTCTGCTAAAGATTATCTGCTCTGGCTGCTTGCCATCGCTGCACTGATTGCCGCCACCTTGGTGCCTCAGTACTTGCCAAGATACTGGGCGACAGCAAATGATGTGTGGGTGCAGCTTGCCACCACCATAGGCTTGGTGATTTTTGCCATCATATGTTTGGCATTGACCAACCAAGGTCGTGCTTTTAAGACCTTGCTAAAAGATGCTGGCATTGAGCTGCGCCGAGTGACTTGGCCCAGCAAAGATGAGACCATCCGCTATACATGGCAAACCATTTTGATGATGATCATCTTTGGTGTGGTGATTTGGCTATTGGATAATATTTTTAATAAAATTATTGGCTTTGTTCTTAATTAATTTGAAGGTGATGCGATGCGCTGGTATATTATCCAAGCATTTTCTGGTTATGAAAAACAAGTTCAGCGCTCTTTGATTGAGCGTATCAAGCGTAGCGAATTTGCCGATTCTTTCGGTGATGTCCTTGTGCCTACCGAAGAAGTGATTGAGATGCGTGAAGGCAAAAAGCGCACGGTTGAGCATAAGTTGTTTCCTGGCTATGTGTTGATCAACATGGAGATGACTGAGGATACTTGGCACATCGTTCGCAGCTGCCCAAACATCACAGGTTTTATTGGTGGTACGCCAGAAAATCCTGCGCCGATTACCAAGGCTGAGGCAGATCGTATTTTGAACCGTATTCAAAAAGGTGGCGACACACCTCGTCCGAAGACCATGTTTGAGCCAGGTGAAGAAGTATTGGTCATCGATGGACCATTCACTGACTTCAAAGGCTTGGTGAAAAAAGTGGATTATGACAAGTCTAAGCTGCATTTGACAGTCAGTGTCTTTAACCGCCCAACCGAAGTTGAGCTTGAATTTACAAAAGTTGAAAAGCTCAGCTGATTTTGATATAATAGATTTTTTAGCTCTAAGCCTTGCTTGGGGCTTTTCGTTGAATTAAATATTTGATTTAATTCTTAACCTTGGGGAGCTAATTTTTAGCGTTATTACCCACCATTGGAGACATTCTCATGGCAAAGAAGATTGATGGCTACATCAAGCTACAAGTGCCTGCTGGTAAGGCAAACCCATCACCACCGATTGGTCCTGCATTGGGTCAAAAAGGTGTGAACATCATGGCGTTCTGTAAAGAGTTCAACGCTGCATCTGCAAACTTTGAACCAGGTCTGCCGATTCCAGTTGTCATCACCGTATTTAATGACAAATCTTTCACTTTCATCATGAAGTCGCCACCTGCGGCAGTCCTACTGCGTAAAGCAGCTGGCATCGCCAAAGGTTCTAGCGTACCTAACAAAGATAAAGTAGGTACTGTGACTCGTGCGCAACTTGAAGAAATCGTAAAAACCAAAGAAGCAGACCTAACCGCTGCTGAACTTGAAGCGGGCATCCGTACCATCGCAGGTACCGCTCGTTCAATGGGTCTAAATGTGGAGGGTGTGTAATGGCTAAGCTAACTAAGCGTCAAAAGCTTATTAAAGATCGTGTAGATGGCGACAAGCTATACACCATCGAAGAAGCGGTTGCGATTTTGAATGACTTGCCAGCGGCAAAATTCAAAGAGTCTATCGACATCGCCATCAACCTAGGCGTTGATCCGCGTAAATCTGACCAAGTGGTTCGTGGTGCTACCAACCTACCTGCGGGTACTGGCAAAACTAAGCGTGTTGCGGTATTTGCTCAAGGTGCGGCTGCTGACGCTGCCAAAGAAGCTGGTGCAGATGTTGTAGGTTTTGAAGACCTAGCAGAGAGCATCAAAGCTGGCAACATGGATTTTGATGTGGTGATCGCATCACCAGACGCCATGCGTATCGTAGGTCAGCTAGGTACTATCCTAGGTCCACGCGGTCTTATGCCAAACCCAAAAGTTGGCACAGTAACTGCTGATGTTGCGACTGCTGTTAAAAACACCAAAGCTGGTCAGGCTCAATACCGTGTTGATAAAGCAGGTATCATCCACGCATCAATCGGTCAAGTTGGTTTTACTGGCGAGCAAATCGAGCAAAACGCAACTGCGCTATTGAACGATTTGAAGCGTGCTAAGCCTGCGACTTCTAAAGGCATCTACATCAAGAAAATTACACTGTCTAGCACCATGGGTCCTGGCATCACTATCGATCCAGTTCCGCACCGTGCGAACAAATAATTTTCACTATTAGCCAATGGCGAAAAACCTAAAAACAAGATAATGCTTGATTTTTATGGTTTTTCGCTTATAATAGTTCGATTATTGTGCCAGTCTCCCGTGATTGACTGGTGTGATATAAAAATTTTTAGTTCAGCACAGCGGGTTGTGCTGTCTAAGACCGTAGGTGTGATTGATTGTTCTCAAGCAATCACCTAAATTATGAATAAAATCATAAGCCTACGCAGACGGAAAGACGATAAGTCGCCGTATTTTGGTGCAAATCCAGTCGGATTTGTGAAACTTGCTTATTATTTGCCTTGCAAATAATAAATATGGAGACAACCCATGGCACTAAACCTTCAAGACAAACAAGCAATTGTTGCTGAAGTAAATGAAGCTGCCAAAGGTGCGCTCTCTGCTGTTGTTGCCGACTCTCGTGGCGTAACAGTAGCACAGATGACCGAACTTCGTAAAGCGGCTCGTGCAGCAGGTGTTGATATGCGTATCGTGCGTAATACTCTATTACGCCGTGCCCTAGAAGACACAAATTTTGCTTGCATGAACGATGTATTCGTTGGTCCTACTTTGATTGCATTTTCAAATGAACACCCAGGTGCAGCAGCACGCTTGTTCAAAGAATTTGCCAAGGGCAACGACAAGTTCGAGATCAAAGGCGCAGCTTTTGAAGGCGAATTTATTGACGCTAAATCAATCGATAAACTTGCAACACTACCTACTTACGAAGAAGCGATCGCTCGCTTGATGGGTACGATGAAAGAAGCAGCAGCGGGCAAACTTGCGCGTACTTTGGCTGCACTTCGCGACAAATTGCAAGCAGAAGCGGCTTAATTTTTTCACATTTTATAAAAATTATCCGTTTTATTCAATTTACCATTTTATTTCATAGGAATAATTGCTATGTCACTAACTAATGAACAAATCCTAGACGCAATCGCAGAAAAATCAGTCATGGAAATCGTTGAGCTTATCTCTGCGATGGAAGAAAAATTCGGCGTATCTGCTGCAGCACTAGCAGCAGCTCCAGCAGCTGGCGGCGAAGCAGCAGCAGCTGAAGAAAAAGACGACTTCAATGTTGTACTAACTAACGGCGGCGACAAGAAAGTAGCTGTTATTAAAGTAGTTCGTGAAGTAACTGGTCTAGGTCTAAAAGAAGCTAAAGACCTGGTTGAAGGCGCTCCACAAACTGTTAAAGAAGGCGCATCTAAAGCTGAAGCTGAAGAGCTTAAGAAGAAGCTTGAAGAAGCTGGCGCTACCGTTGAACTTAAATAATTTAACACATCAGATGGCACTAGCTGCCTGATGATTTGCTAAAATTATGTTCAAAAGCCAATGTTGCCTTTGCAATGTTGGCTTTTTATTGCCTATTTTATTATACTTAATTCGCATCAAGACTGTACACAAAACCGTTCGCCCTGAGCTATGCCTGCGGGTAACGATTTTCCGTCATGGTTCGACAAGCTCACTTTGAGCGGAAAAAATTTGTTTGGCTTTGAATCGAATTTACCATAAAATCACACTAAAAAGACAATTTTCTCTTGCATTATTGGCTTTTTTTTATTATAATTCAGTATTTGACCTTTTGTGATTATCCAACCTTGTCAATTGGTTGATCACTACCGAAAAAGGACAAACACACCCTATGCAAAACGACATTATTGATCATTAACCAAAGATGTAGCTAAATGCCGACTTGGTATTTGGCGTTTTGTCGTGTTTGTGTGTTTGATATGCAATAGGGGCGTATCTTTGTGGTGTGTTGTTTTTGAGTAGGTTTTTGGGCGTTTGACAGCCGCCCAGACCCAAGACTAAATTTGGCAGTTTTTATTTTTGAAGGTTGGCTCTTGTTTATGCAATGGGCTTTTCCAAATTAACGTAAGGAATCTTAATGGCTTATTCTTATACCGAAAAGAAACGCATTCGTAAAAGTTTTTCTAGACTTCCAGACGTCATGGATGTGCCGTATTTGCTGGCGATCCAAGTGGATTCTTACGAGCAGTTTTTGCAAGAGCATAAAAAACCAAAAGAGCGTGCGAACATTGGTTTGCAAGCGGCTTTTTCATCAATTTTCCCAATCATCAGTCATTCTGGCAACGCTGAGTTGCAGTTTGTTGAATATTATTTGGGCGAGCCTGAGTTTGATGAGCGTGAGTGCATCATGCGTGGCTCCACCTTTGCAGCGCCACTTCGTGTAAAAATCCGTCTGGTGCTAAAAGACAAAGATAGCAAAGATAAGGACAGCAAGGCTGCCATCAAAGACATCCGTGAACAAAGCGTGTTCATGGGCGAAATTCCACTGATGACCGAAAACGGTACTTTCATCATCAACGGTACAGAGCGTGTGATCGTATCGCAGTTGCACCGTTCGCCGGGTGTGTTCTTTGACCATGACAAGGGCAAATCGCATTCAAGCGGTAAGGTGCTTTATAATGCTCGCATCATTCCTTACCGTGGTTCGTGGCTGGACTTTGAATTTGATGTCAAAGACCTAGTGTATGCCCGTATTGACCGCCGCCGTAAATTGCTTGCGACCATCATTTTGCGTGCCATCGGCATGGATACTGCCGACATTTTGAATACTTTCTTTGAAACCATTGAAGTGTATAAAGGCGATGAGTCGTTTGAAGTGGCGTTGGTGGCTGAGCGTCTGCAAGGCGAGATGGCACAGTTTGACATCGTATCGCCAGAAGGCAAGGTCATCGTTGAGCAGGGCAAGCGTATCAATGCGCGCCGTATCAAAGAAATCGTGGCGTCTGGCATGACCAAACTTGCAGTGCCTGATGAATATCTGTATGAGCGTATTTTGGCCGAAGACATCGTTTATCATGATGAAGTGATCGCTCGTGCCAACACGCTGATTGACCATGATCTTTTGGTAAAAATTGCCGATAAAAACATCAAAGGCTTTAAGATTCTATTCACCAACGACATTGATCACGGTGCGTACATTGCCGATACTTTGCGTGCAGACACTGTGATGACTCGTGAAGAAGCGTTGATTGAAATTTATAAAGTCATGCGTCCAGGTGAGCCACCAACCTTAGAGACTGCTGAAAAACTCTTTGAGCAAATGTTCTTTAGCCAAGAGCGTTATGATTTGTCCAATGTTGGTCGTATGAAGTTCAACCGCCGTTTGGGTCGTGAATTCATTGAGACGGACGACATTGATGTACAGCGTGAGCAGGGCGTATTGTCAAATCAAGACATCGTGGATGTGCTAAAAGAGCTGATTGAGATTCGTAACGGTCGTGGCGAAGTGGATGACATTGACCACTTGGGTAACCGCCGTATTCGTTCGGTGGGCGAGATGACCGAAAACCAATTCCGTATTGGTCTGGCTCGTGTGGAGCGTGCGGTCAAAGAGCGTCTGACTGTGGCTGAATCTGACAGCCTATCGCCACAAGATTTGATTAACTCAAAACCTGTAGCGGCAGCGATTAAAGAATTTTTCGGTTCATCACAGCTTTCGCAGTTCATGGACCAAAACAACCCATTGTCAGAAATCACGCACAAACGCCGTGTTTCGGCACTTGGTCCAGGTGGTCTGACTCGTGAGCGTGCAGGCTTTGAAGTGCGAGATGTACATAATACGCACTACGGCCGTGTGTGTCCGATTGAAACGCCTGAAGGTCCAAACATTGGTTTGATCAACTATTTGGCGGTATTTGCCAAGACCAACAACTTTGGTTTCTTGGAGACGCCTTATCGCCGTGTCATTGATGGTAAAGTAACTGACGACATTGAGTACATGAGTGCCATTGAGGAAGTGGGTTCGGTGATTGCACAGGCGGATTCGCCAATGAATGAAAATGGCGAGCTGACCGAAGAGATGGTCATGGTGCGTTATCAAGGCGAATCGGTGCGTATGGGTGTGGATAAAGTTACCCATATGGATGTATCGCCACGCCAAGTTGTCTCAGTGGCGGCATCGCTCATCCCATTCCTAGAACACGACGACGCCAACCGTGCCTTGATGGGTGCGAACATGCAACGCCAAGCAGTACCTACCTTGCGTTCTGATAAACCGCTTGTGGGTACAGGTATGGAGCGCCATGTGGCTCGTGACAGTGGCGTGTGTGTGGTTGCCAAGCGTGGCGGCGTCATTGAAGAAGTGGATGCCAGCCGTGTGATCGTGCGTGTCAATGAAGATGAAATGACCGCAGGCGAAGCAGGTATTGATATTTATAACTTGATCAAATACACCCGCTCAAACCAAAACACTTGTATCAACCAGCGTATCATTGTCAATGAAGGCGATGTGATCGCTCGTGGCGACATTTTGGCGGACGGTCCATCCACTGACCTTGGCGAGCTTGCTCTGGGTCAAAATATGCGTGTGGCTTTCATGCCGTGGAATGGCTATAACTTCGAAGACTCGATTTTGCTGTCTGAACGAGTGGTACAAGAAGACCGCTTTACCACCATTCACATTCAAGAGCTGACTTGTGTGGCTCGTGATACTAAGCTTGGTCCTGAGGAAATCACAGGCGATATTCCAAATGTCGGTGAAGCAGCCCTTGCAAACCTTGACGAAGCAGGTATCGTATATATCGGTGCCGAAGTAGATGCAGGCGATATTTTGGTGGGTAAAGTTACGCCAAAAGGCGAAAGTCAGCTGACCCCAGAAGAAAAACTTCTGCGTGCGATTTTTGGTGAAAAAGCTGCCGATGTGAAAGATACTTCACTTCGTGTGCCATCATCTACTAAGGGTACGGTCATTGATGTACAAGTCTTTACCCGTGATGGTCTAGAAAAAGACAGCCGTGCCAAGGCGATTGAAAAAGCGATGCTAGACAGCTATCGCAAAGACTTAAAAGAAGAGCTAAACATCTTTGAAGCAGCTGCTCGTAGCCGTATTGTGCATTTGCTGGATGGCAAGACCATCAGCGGTGGTGCTGGCTTTAAGGCAGGTACAGTGCTAAGCACTGCTGATATGGAGAGCTTGCCACTAGAGAGCTTGCTTGACATTCAGCCTGCCCAAGAAGAAGTGTCTGAGCGTCTAAGTCAAATCGCTGAATATCTAAGCGATAAGCAAAAAGAAATTGACAATAAATTTGCCGAGAAAAAACGCAAACTGACCCAAGGGGATGACTTGGCGCACGGCGTACAAAAAATCGTTAAGGTGTATCTTGCGGTCAAACGCCGTATCCAGCCAGGTGATAAGATGGCAGGTCGTCACGGTAACAAGGGTGTCGTCTCTCGCATCATGCCTGTAGAAGACATGCCTTATGACGAAAACGGCAACCCTGTTGATATCGTACTAAACCCGCTGGGCGTACCATCTCGTATGAATATCGGTCAGGTACTAGAGACGCACCTTGGTATGGCGGCTCGTGGTCTGGGCGACAAGATTAACGAAATGATGCGTGCTCAAGCGGCAGTCAGCGAGTTGCGTGAATTCTTGGATAAGATTTATAACAAGGTTGGCGGTGAGCAAGTGGATCTGGACAGCTTGTCAGATGACGACATCTTGGCAATGTCAGAAAACTTGCGTAAGGGCGTGCCAATGGGTACGGCGGTCTTTGATGGTGCCAAAGAAACACAAATCAAAGAGCTTTTAGAGCTTGCTGGTCTTGACAAGTCAGGTCAGCAAACGCTGTATGATGGACGCACGGGCAAGAAGTTTGACCGTCCTGTAACCGTGGGCTATATGTATATGCTTAAGTTGAACCACTTGGTTGATGACAAGATGCACGCCCGTTCGACTGGTTCGTACAGTCTTGTTACTCAGCAACCACTTGGCGGTAAAGCTCAGTTCGGTGGTCAGCGTTTCGGTGAGATGGAAGTCTGGGCATTGGAAGCGTATGGTGCAACTTACACCCTACAAGAAATGCTCACCGTCAAGTCGGACGATGTGGAAGGTCGTACCCGCATGTATAAGAACATCGTTGATGGCGAACAATACATGAACCCAGGTATGCCTGAATCGTTCAATGTATTGACCAAAGAGATTCGCTCGTTGGGTATTAACATTGACTTAAAAGAAAAGAAAAAATAAGTCAAAACCCAACCACCAAATACCAATCTGGGCGATACGCTCGCCCAGATGACCGAATTGACGAAGATAACGGAGAATCCTTTTGAAAGATTTATTAGACATCATGAAAGGCCCTGCCGATAACGGCATCAAAGAATTTGACAGCATTCAGATTTCTTTGGCAAGCCCTGACACCATCAAATCATGGTCGCACGGCGAAGTTAAAAAACCAGAAACCATCAACTACCGCACCTTTAAGCCTGAGCGTGATGGTCTGTTTTGTGCCAAAATCTTTGGCCCTGTCAAAGACTTTGAGTGTCTGTGTGGTAAATACAAACGCCGCAAGTTCCAAGGCATCATCTGTGAAAAATGTGGCGTAGAAGTAACTGCTGCCAAAGTTCGCCGTGATCGTATGGGTCATATTGAGCTTGCCAGCCCTGTGGCTCACATTTGGTTCTTAAAATCACTGCCAAGCCGCATCGGTCTTTTGCTTGACATCACTTTGCGTGACATCGAACGCGTGCTGTATTTTGAAAGCTACATCGTAACCGACCCTGGCATGACTGGTCTTGAAAAATACCAATTGCTTGATGATGAAGAGTACTTTACTGCTCTTGAACAGTATGGCGATGAATTTGTTGCCAAAATGGGTGCAGAAGCGGTTCAAGACCTATTAAAAGACATCGATGTTGATGGTGAGATTGATGAATTGCGTGCGTCAATTCCACAAACCAGCTCAGAAACCAAGCTAAAAAAGATGGCAAAACGCTTGCAGCTGCTTGAGTCGTTCCGTGATTCTGGCAACAAGCCTGAATGGATGGTGATGACGGTATTGCCAGTATTGCCACCAGATTTGCGTCCGCTGGTACCGCTAGAAGGTGGTCGTTTTGCGACTT
It encodes the following:
- the rplA gene encoding 50S ribosomal protein L1, translated to MAKLTKRQKLIKDRVDGDKLYTIEEAVAILNDLPAAKFKESIDIAINLGVDPRKSDQVVRGATNLPAGTGKTKRVAVFAQGAAADAAKEAGADVVGFEDLAESIKAGNMDFDVVIASPDAMRIVGQLGTILGPRGLMPNPKVGTVTADVATAVKNTKAGQAQYRVDKAGIIHASIGQVGFTGEQIEQNATALLNDLKRAKPATSKGIYIKKITLSSTMGPGITIDPVPHRANK
- the secE gene encoding preprotein translocase subunit SecE — protein: MSANKDNFDSQAETVASNGSARQKKSVTVSKENVVEVAKTRSAKDYLLWLLAIAALIAATLVPQYLPRYWATANDVWVQLATTIGLVIFAIICLALTNQGRAFKTLLKDAGIELRRVTWPSKDETIRYTWQTILMMIIFGVVIWLLDNIFNKIIGFVLN
- the tuf gene encoding elongation factor Tu: MAKAKFERNKPHVNVGTIGHVDHGKTTLTAAIATVAAKHHGGEAKDYAAIDSAPEEKARGITINTSHIEYDTANRHYAHVDCPGHADYVKNMITGAAQMDGAILVVAATDGPMPQTREHILLSRQVGVPYIMVFMNKCDLVDDEELLELVEMEVRELLSDYDFPGDDTPIIKGSALLGLNGDAGQYGEPAILELLDTLDSYIPEPERDIDRPFLMPIEDVFSISGRGTVVTGRVESGIIKVGDEVEIVGIKDTAKTTCTGVEMFRKLLDEGRAGENCGVLLRGTKREEVQRGQVLAKPGSITPHTQFDAEVYVLSKEEGGRHTPFLNGYRPQFYFRTTDVTGAITLQEGTEMVMPGDNVEMSVELIHPIAMDKGLRFAIREGGRTVGAGVVANVKG
- the rplJ gene encoding 50S ribosomal protein L10 encodes the protein MALNLQDKQAIVAEVNEAAKGALSAVVADSRGVTVAQMTELRKAARAAGVDMRIVRNTLLRRALEDTNFACMNDVFVGPTLIAFSNEHPGAAARLFKEFAKGNDKFEIKGAAFEGEFIDAKSIDKLATLPTYEEAIARLMGTMKEAAAGKLARTLAALRDKLQAEAA
- a CDS encoding helix-turn-helix domain-containing protein; this translates as MTKSIYSKEMVELRHWLRHQRKQKNLTMRSLAERLSRPHSYVQRVEEGDRRLDVVEFVWYCQALEIDPKLGFELILSHSHKAS
- the nusG gene encoding transcription termination/antitermination protein NusG; amino-acid sequence: MRWYIIQAFSGYEKQVQRSLIERIKRSEFADSFGDVLVPTEEVIEMREGKKRTVEHKLFPGYVLINMEMTEDTWHIVRSCPNITGFIGGTPENPAPITKAEADRILNRIQKGGDTPRPKTMFEPGEEVLVIDGPFTDFKGLVKKVDYDKSKLHLTVSVFNRPTEVELEFTKVEKLS
- a CDS encoding helix-turn-helix transcriptional regulator, translated to MANNKHERLADRFADIFIRLNSNERLSIKGLSEEYGVCTKTIRRDLARMECYLPLLRERGVIYLDNHRKFDLTDKEFGEFIQLIGIHHLMPNFDISLSRELLKQKSDGLLHIKGYEYENSTTLHDAIKLLKHAIKHQQIVIFEYKNSIRTVMSYKLINHRGCWYVIGLQSNKGKEIKTYRLSKITHLTLGGQRFDIDDDIKQQIDASDGIWFGEHLTPVIIQADNYASGYFIQKQILPHQKIVQSLDDGGLLIQSSVYQQAQIFPMIRSWIPHLTIIEPKDWQDELNNQLKTYLNNPPTI
- the rplL gene encoding 50S ribosomal protein L7/L12, which gives rise to MSLTNEQILDAIAEKSVMEIVELISAMEEKFGVSAAALAAAPAAGGEAAAAEEKDDFNVVLTNGGDKKVAVIKVVREVTGLGLKEAKDLVEGAPQTVKEGASKAEAEELKKKLEEAGATVELK
- the rplK gene encoding 50S ribosomal protein L11, producing MAKKIDGYIKLQVPAGKANPSPPIGPALGQKGVNIMAFCKEFNAASANFEPGLPIPVVITVFNDKSFTFIMKSPPAAVLLRKAAGIAKGSSVPNKDKVGTVTRAQLEEIVKTKEADLTAAELEAGIRTIAGTARSMGLNVEGV